Proteins from a single region of Chloroflexota bacterium:
- a CDS encoding phosphatase PAP2 family protein → MATLAHEPRSGPRRRRSRFRAWLRRRLDRRARLVILALVALLAAFGLLASVLRDARGTPLDIAVTLWIQRLDHPLTIQLMVAVSAVGYWPWSDLILAIAVAAFIGVRWYREGLLLLATPGAFWLASLVKLAIDRPRPPSDLVQVFSRVGESSFPSGHVTGYVAFYGLVFALVYIRARPGWRRLAVLTLCAAMIALVGVSRIYLGHHWVSDVAGGYAFGAAYLLVLLEFYRWLTGLMRPSPPAPPRSPTSS, encoded by the coding sequence ATGGCAACGCTGGCGCACGAACCGCGGTCTGGTCCGCGCCGGCGGCGGTCCCGGTTCCGGGCGTGGCTGCGCCGACGCCTCGACCGGCGCGCACGGCTCGTCATCCTGGCGCTCGTCGCGCTGCTCGCGGCCTTCGGCCTGCTTGCCAGCGTGCTCCGCGATGCCCGTGGCACGCCACTGGATATTGCCGTCACCCTGTGGATCCAGCGGCTCGACCATCCGCTGACAATACAGCTGATGGTCGCGGTCAGCGCGGTGGGGTACTGGCCGTGGAGCGACCTGATCCTCGCCATCGCCGTGGCGGCCTTCATCGGGGTCCGGTGGTATCGAGAAGGGTTGTTGCTCCTGGCGACACCGGGGGCATTCTGGCTCGCGTCGCTGGTCAAACTCGCGATCGACCGGCCGCGCCCGCCCTCGGATCTGGTCCAGGTGTTCAGCCGCGTGGGCGAGTCGAGCTTTCCGAGCGGCCATGTCACCGGCTACGTGGCGTTCTACGGGCTGGTCTTCGCGCTGGTCTACATCCGCGCACGGCCCGGCTGGCGCCGGCTCGCCGTTCTCACGCTCTGCGCGGCGATGATCGCGCTGGTTGGCGTCTCGCGCATCTACCTGGGGCACCACTGGGTCAGCGACGTGGCCGGCGGGTACGCCTTCGGCGCAGCGTATCTCCTGGTCCTTCTGGAGTTCTACCGCTGGCTGACCGGCCTGATGCGGCCGTCGCCGCCTGCGCCACCGCGGTCGCCGACGTCATCCTGA